The proteins below are encoded in one region of Nakamurella flava:
- a CDS encoding glycosyltransferase family 2 protein yields MNTSDRPGEDTALSVVVALVTYRRLEELRATLPLILVQIETVSDACRVLVVDNDPEGAARPVVDLIGDPRISYSIEPQAGIAAARNHALDQAPDDDLLIFIDDDETPSENWLRDLLATYRAHRPAAVVGPVISDFIGSLDPWIAAGGFFERRRMPTGTRIETAATNNLLLDLAKIRDAGLRFDSAFGLSGGSDTLFTRQLTGAGLPMVWCDEAIVVDHVPAARTTRQWVTKRAMRYGNSWSRTSIVLAEPGARRVLVRAEMAGRGAIRVAGGAVRMAVGTVTRSQRHHARGRRTMMKGVGYVRGAIGSTYTEYARPTAPATTG; encoded by the coding sequence GTGAACACTTCGGACCGGCCTGGGGAAGACACCGCGCTCTCCGTGGTCGTCGCCCTGGTCACCTACCGGCGTCTGGAGGAATTGCGGGCGACCCTGCCCCTGATCCTGGTCCAGATCGAGACCGTCTCCGACGCCTGCCGCGTGCTGGTGGTCGACAACGACCCGGAGGGCGCCGCCCGCCCCGTCGTCGACTTGATCGGCGACCCTCGCATCTCGTACTCGATCGAGCCACAGGCGGGAATCGCCGCGGCGCGCAACCATGCTCTCGACCAGGCTCCCGACGATGATCTCCTCATCTTCATCGACGACGACGAGACCCCCAGCGAGAACTGGTTGCGAGACCTCCTGGCCACCTACCGGGCCCATCGTCCAGCGGCGGTGGTCGGGCCGGTGATCTCCGACTTCATCGGCTCATTGGATCCATGGATCGCCGCGGGGGGGTTTTTCGAGCGGCGCCGTATGCCGACCGGGACTCGGATCGAGACCGCGGCGACCAACAACCTGCTCCTGGACCTGGCGAAGATCCGCGACGCAGGCCTCCGATTCGACTCGGCGTTCGGTCTCAGCGGCGGATCGGACACTCTGTTCACTCGTCAGCTGACAGGGGCGGGTCTGCCCATGGTGTGGTGCGACGAGGCGATCGTGGTGGATCACGTGCCCGCCGCTCGCACCACCCGTCAGTGGGTGACGAAGCGGGCGATGCGCTACGGCAACTCGTGGAGCCGAACCTCGATCGTGCTCGCCGAGCCCGGTGCGCGGCGAGTTCTGGTGCGGGCCGAGATGGCAGGCCGCGGCGCGATCCGGGTGGCCGGCGGAGCCGTGCGGATGGCGGTGGGCACGGTCACCCGGTCCCAGCGGCATCACGCTCGGGGCCGCCGCACCATGATGAAGGGCGTGGGCTACGTGCGGGGCGCGATCGGCAGCACGTACACCGAGTACGCACGACCGACCGCGCCCGCTACGACCGGCTGA
- a CDS encoding LamG-like jellyroll fold domain-containing protein — MLCRSALSTLGQSSEAAGSGFASRRPDCGGISMPRSAARSRLKSGWAIAASLMLTVASIVVVPPAVAAAADQGTGKSPVLSPTADQVTADALPTVQVDGMVWSQATIGNTVYAGGKFANARPAGAAAGTNLTPRANLLAYDITTGALKTGFVPPALNGQVLAVAASPDGQRIYAAGEFTTVGGSSARNRVAAFDATTGALITTFNVNVGSRVKSIVATNDTVYIGGQFTAANGQPRARLAAFRADNGALTTWAPQADYTVNAMVLSPDKSRLVLGGGFQNINGSPAYGLAAVDIRSSALLPFAANQKVRNAGPNAAITSLSTDGSSVYGTGYHYGAGGNLEGTFAVDPISGEIRWIEDCHGDTYSVWATSAAVYTTSHAHYCGNIGGFFQSNPWSTNQRFALAFSKGVTGTIGSDPHGYTNWQGNPSPSLINWFPDFKTGTVSGQNQAGWNIVGSGQYISVGGEFPQVNGTGQQGLVRFATKPPAPGKSGPMLTGSKFTPSLVSLTKGTVRVAFSANWDRDDMNLTYKVVRNSNTAAPVYTTTATSTYWDRPSLGFTDTGLAPGDYRYRVFATDKDGNQVGGDTVSVTVPADGPELSPYSRAVKDQGANLFWRLGEASGTTAYDWAGFNDGAVGPAVTRGAAGAISGDSNTASTFDGATGTVVAGTQTLPPSVYSTELWFKTATSRGGKLIGFGSAQQGLSGSYDRHVYMQDDGRLVFGTYTGVQNKVTSPKAYNDGQWHHVVATQGPDGMKLYVDGAIAGTNKQTAAQNYTGYWRIGGDKTWGSTSSYFAGALDEAAVYPVVLTADQVKEHYALGSGTGPANIVPSADFAMALSYMDVAVNGSGSTDPDGSIATYRWDFGDGSSGSGQSARHSYDTPGDYTVTLTVTDNRGGTASTSRTVGAAAAP; from the coding sequence TTGCTGTGTCGCTCCGCGTTGTCTACGCTAGGCCAATCGAGTGAAGCCGCGGGGTCCGGGTTCGCTAGCCGTAGACCTGACTGTGGGGGAATCTCAATGCCCAGATCTGCTGCTCGCTCTCGCCTGAAGAGCGGATGGGCGATTGCCGCGTCGCTGATGCTGACCGTGGCATCCATTGTCGTCGTCCCTCCCGCTGTGGCGGCGGCCGCCGACCAGGGGACTGGGAAGAGTCCGGTGCTGAGCCCGACCGCCGACCAGGTGACGGCGGATGCGTTGCCGACGGTGCAGGTCGACGGGATGGTGTGGTCGCAGGCGACGATCGGTAACACGGTGTATGCGGGTGGCAAGTTCGCGAACGCGCGTCCGGCGGGTGCGGCCGCCGGCACGAACCTGACGCCGCGGGCGAATCTGCTGGCCTACGACATCACCACCGGCGCCCTGAAGACGGGCTTCGTGCCGCCGGCCCTCAACGGTCAGGTTCTGGCCGTCGCTGCGTCGCCGGACGGTCAGCGGATCTACGCGGCAGGTGAATTCACCACGGTGGGTGGTAGTTCGGCGCGAAACCGGGTGGCGGCTTTCGACGCCACGACGGGTGCGCTGATCACGACATTCAATGTGAATGTCGGATCACGGGTGAAGTCCATTGTGGCGACCAATGACACGGTGTACATCGGTGGACAGTTCACGGCGGCCAACGGTCAGCCCCGTGCCCGGCTGGCCGCGTTCCGGGCCGACAACGGTGCATTGACCACCTGGGCGCCACAGGCGGATTACACCGTCAATGCGATGGTCCTGTCGCCGGACAAGAGTCGACTCGTCCTAGGCGGTGGGTTCCAGAACATCAACGGAAGTCCAGCGTACGGATTGGCTGCGGTGGACATACGCTCGTCGGCATTGTTGCCTTTCGCGGCCAATCAGAAGGTGCGTAACGCGGGTCCCAATGCGGCGATCACCAGTTTGTCCACCGACGGGTCGTCGGTGTACGGGACGGGGTATCACTACGGTGCGGGGGGGAATCTGGAGGGGACTTTCGCCGTGGATCCGATCAGCGGTGAGATCCGGTGGATCGAGGACTGTCACGGGGACACGTATTCGGTGTGGGCGACCAGCGCGGCGGTGTACACGACCAGCCACGCTCACTACTGCGGCAACATCGGCGGGTTCTTCCAGTCGAACCCATGGTCGACCAATCAACGTTTCGCGCTCGCCTTCTCGAAGGGGGTCACCGGAACAATCGGATCGGATCCGCACGGGTACACCAATTGGCAGGGCAATCCGAGCCCGTCGTTGATCAACTGGTTCCCGGACTTCAAGACCGGGACCGTCAGCGGGCAGAACCAGGCCGGCTGGAACATCGTCGGGTCCGGCCAGTACATCTCGGTCGGTGGCGAGTTCCCGCAGGTCAACGGAACCGGTCAGCAGGGTCTGGTCCGCTTTGCCACCAAGCCGCCGGCCCCGGGGAAGTCCGGTCCGATGCTCACCGGTTCCAAGTTCACGCCAAGTCTCGTTTCGCTGACGAAAGGCACCGTTCGGGTGGCGTTCTCGGCGAACTGGGACCGCGACGACATGAACCTGACCTACAAGGTGGTCCGCAACAGCAACACCGCGGCCCCGGTCTATACGACGACGGCGACGTCGACCTACTGGGACCGGCCGTCGCTCGGGTTCACCGACACCGGTCTGGCCCCAGGTGACTACCGGTACCGAGTTTTCGCGACTGACAAGGACGGCAACCAGGTCGGCGGCGACACCGTCTCCGTCACCGTGCCGGCTGACGGGCCGGAGCTGAGTCCGTACTCGCGGGCGGTGAAGGACCAGGGAGCGAACCTGTTCTGGCGCCTGGGCGAGGCGTCCGGCACCACCGCGTACGACTGGGCCGGCTTCAACGACGGGGCCGTCGGCCCGGCGGTGACCCGGGGCGCCGCGGGTGCGATCAGTGGTGACAGCAACACCGCCAGCACCTTCGATGGCGCTACCGGAACCGTTGTCGCCGGCACGCAGACACTTCCGCCCAGCGTGTATTCCACAGAGTTGTGGTTCAAGACCGCCACCTCTCGTGGGGGCAAACTGATCGGTTTCGGTTCCGCTCAGCAAGGGCTCTCGGGCAGCTACGACCGACACGTCTACATGCAGGATGACGGGCGGCTGGTCTTCGGCACATACACCGGCGTCCAGAACAAGGTGACCTCACCCAAGGCGTACAACGACGGTCAGTGGCATCACGTCGTGGCCACCCAGGGCCCGGACGGGATGAAGCTGTACGTGGACGGCGCCATCGCCGGGACGAACAAGCAGACGGCTGCCCAGAACTACACCGGCTACTGGCGGATCGGTGGCGACAAGACCTGGGGGTCGACCAGCTCGTACTTCGCCGGGGCACTGGACGAGGCCGCTGTCTACCCGGTGGTCCTGACGGCGGACCAGGTGAAGGAGCACTACGCCCTGGGTTCCGGAACCGGCCCCGCCAATATCGTGCCCTCAGCCGATTTCGCGATGGCCCTGAGCTATATGGACGTCGCGGTGAACGGGTCCGGATCCACCGATCCGGACGGTTCGATCGCCACCTATCGGTGGGATTTCGGCGACGGGAGCTCAGGCAGTGGGCAGAGCGCTCGGCACTCGTACGACACCCCGGGGGATTACACGGTCACGCTGACGGTGACCGACAACCGTGGAGGAACGGCGTCGACCAGTCGTACCGTCGGTGCCGCTGCGGCACCCTGA